A genomic region of Mycobacterium senriense contains the following coding sequences:
- a CDS encoding phytoene/squalene synthase family protein translates to MMRGELTAAGIDDPWLRDGYRRCRQLNAAHGRTFFLATRLLAPDQRPPVHALYGFARYADDILDDLDPQVGADARGRRLQQLSERFFSDGAHLEDPLVAAVTDTVRRYRISADLFEDFLASMRMDLTVTDYPDRNALNQYMRGSAEAIGLQVLPILGTVTPVQEAAPYAAALGRAFQLTNFLRDVDEDLQRGRVYLPADELAAEGVDRELLMWCHAQRRTDPRVRRALIAQHEIARQTYRFAANGIATLARRSRPCVATAAALYSEILDCIERSDFAVFDHRATVGTARRLRVAGAGLIRSWRARNSARGVRQSGAA, encoded by the coding sequence GTGATGCGCGGCGAGTTGACCGCGGCCGGAATCGACGATCCGTGGCTGCGCGACGGATACCGGCGATGCCGCCAACTCAATGCCGCGCACGGCCGCACCTTCTTCCTGGCCACCCGGCTGCTCGCGCCCGACCAGCGGCCGCCCGTGCATGCGCTGTACGGCTTCGCCCGTTACGCCGACGACATCCTCGATGACCTAGACCCGCAGGTCGGCGCCGACGCCCGCGGCCGGCGGCTGCAGCAGCTCTCGGAGCGCTTCTTCTCCGACGGAGCCCACCTGGAGGATCCGCTGGTCGCCGCGGTCACCGACACCGTGCGGCGCTACCGGATCAGCGCGGATCTGTTCGAGGACTTCCTGGCTTCGATGCGGATGGATCTCACCGTCACCGACTATCCCGACCGCAACGCCCTCAACCAGTACATGCGAGGCTCCGCGGAAGCCATTGGGCTGCAAGTGCTTCCGATATTGGGCACCGTGACGCCGGTGCAGGAGGCCGCGCCGTACGCCGCGGCGCTGGGCCGGGCGTTTCAGCTGACCAATTTCCTGCGCGATGTCGACGAGGACCTGCAGCGCGGGCGGGTCTACCTGCCGGCCGACGAGCTGGCCGCCGAGGGCGTCGACCGAGAGCTGCTGATGTGGTGCCACGCGCAGCGCCGCACCGATCCGCGGGTGCGCCGGGCCCTGATCGCTCAGCACGAAATCGCCCGGCAGACCTACCGATTCGCCGCGAACGGTATCGCCACGCTCGCCCGTCGTTCGCGGCCGTGCGTGGCGACCGCGGCGGCACTGTATTCAGAGATCTTGGACTGCATCGAAAGAAGCGACTTCGCGGTGTTCGATCACCGGGCCACCGTCGGCACGGCGCGACGCCTTCGGGTCGCCGGCGCGGGGCT
- the crtI gene encoding phytoene desaturase family protein yields MRTIEGRGDHVVVVGAGLAGLSAALHLAGRGRAVTVVEREPWPGGRAGRLDIDGYRIDTGPTVLTMPDIIDETFAAVGERLRDRMELLALDPAYRAVFADGSALDVHSDEDRMADAVAEFAGFGQAAGYRRLRKWLTRLYRTEFDGFIAANFDSPLSLLTPQLAQLTAIGGFRKWDRMVRRYVSDPRLRRIFTFQSLYAGVAPRDALAVYAVIAYMDTISGVVFPRGGVRALPDALAAAAAGAGVRFCYGATVTALERTGGRVSAVVTEQAGRIACDAVVLTTELPQTYALLGRTPRRAVRLRPSPSAVVAHLGCPAVASGTAHHTILFGEAWDQTFTDIVDDGQLMRDPSLLVTRPTASDPTLAPEGRDLLYVLAPAPNLERGNIDWAGTGGAYVEDMISLVADRLLPGLPHDATVLDVVTPADWARQGMAAGSPFALAHTFGQTGPFRPGNMVRGIDNAVLAGSSTVPGVGVPTTLISGRLAADRITGTTARSAAHIDMKAGLP; encoded by the coding sequence ATGCGGACCATCGAAGGTCGCGGAGATCACGTGGTGGTGGTGGGCGCCGGGCTGGCCGGACTTTCCGCGGCGCTGCACCTGGCCGGCCGCGGGCGCGCGGTCACGGTGGTGGAGCGCGAGCCGTGGCCGGGCGGCCGGGCCGGTCGTCTCGACATCGACGGCTACCGGATCGACACCGGGCCGACGGTGCTCACCATGCCGGACATCATCGACGAGACGTTCGCGGCCGTGGGCGAGCGACTGCGCGACCGCATGGAGCTGTTGGCCCTCGACCCGGCCTACCGCGCCGTGTTCGCCGACGGCAGCGCGCTGGACGTGCACAGTGACGAGGATCGGATGGCCGACGCTGTCGCGGAGTTCGCTGGCTTCGGGCAGGCAGCGGGCTACCGACGGCTGCGAAAGTGGCTGACGCGGCTGTACCGCACCGAATTCGACGGCTTCATCGCCGCGAACTTCGATTCCCCGCTGTCGCTGCTCACCCCGCAGTTGGCGCAGCTGACTGCGATCGGCGGCTTCCGCAAGTGGGACCGGATGGTCAGGCGGTACGTCAGCGACCCACGGCTGCGGCGGATCTTCACCTTCCAGTCGCTGTACGCCGGCGTAGCGCCGCGCGATGCGCTGGCGGTGTACGCGGTGATCGCCTACATGGACACCATCTCGGGTGTGGTGTTTCCGCGCGGGGGCGTGCGCGCGCTGCCCGACGCACTGGCCGCGGCCGCCGCCGGTGCCGGCGTCCGATTCTGTTACGGCGCAACCGTTACCGCGCTCGAACGCACCGGCGGGCGGGTCAGCGCGGTGGTCACCGAGCAGGCCGGGCGCATCGCCTGCGACGCGGTGGTGCTGACCACCGAGCTGCCACAGACCTACGCGCTGCTGGGCCGCACACCGCGACGCGCGGTGCGGCTGCGGCCCTCACCCTCGGCCGTCGTCGCGCACTTGGGTTGTCCCGCCGTCGCATCCGGGACGGCCCACCACACCATCCTGTTCGGCGAGGCATGGGATCAGACCTTCACCGACATCGTCGACGACGGACAGCTCATGCGGGACCCGTCCCTGTTGGTCACCCGGCCGACGGCCAGCGACCCGACCCTGGCTCCCGAGGGACGCGACCTGCTCTACGTGCTCGCGCCGGCGCCGAACCTGGAGCGGGGCAACATCGATTGGGCCGGCACCGGCGGCGCCTACGTCGAGGACATGATCTCGCTCGTCGCCGACCGGCTGCTGCCCGGTTTGCCGCACGACGCAACGGTTTTGGATGTCGTCACACCGGCCGACTGGGCCCGGCAGGGCATGGCGGCCGGCAGTCCGTTCGCGCTCGCCCACACGTTCGGTCAGACGGGCCCCTTCCGGCCGGGCAACATGGTGCGCGGCATCGACAACGCGGTGCTCGCCGGGTCCTCCACGGTGCCCGGCGTCGGTGTGCCGACCACGCTGATCTCCGGGCGGCTCGCCGCCGACCGCATCACCGGCACCACCGCGCGATCGGCCGCGCACATCGACATGAAAGCCGGACTGCCGTGA